A single genomic interval of Streptomyces sp. 1222.5 harbors:
- a CDS encoding phosphotransferase family protein produces the protein MSLLPALTAQAEAAAHRHTGAAACACGAPVTLADRPDATVVRHAGTVAKAHAPDTEPAELDLRLAVAARLPDVLLAPLTPAPVPLRDRLVTFWPYGAPVDPDDPDAAPWEAAATLLARLHGTDPLAPGAGGPSPGRPVGPGTALPPMRGPVKAARAVRRLRTALRGSPHEAAAHAAGAPVLRAWTGLPAWARAEVPMPGPAALCHGDLHLGQLVRHPAPDGPWRLIDVDDLGVGVPAWDLARPAAWYACGLLPPDEWTRFLTAYRRAGGPAVPPDGDPWAALDVPARALTVQTAALTITKALAADRPLDEVEQALVDACERMTSVPRQLTPGLSD, from the coding sequence GTGAGCCTCCTTCCCGCACTCACCGCGCAGGCCGAAGCCGCCGCCCACCGCCACACCGGCGCGGCCGCCTGCGCGTGCGGCGCACCCGTGACCCTCGCCGACCGTCCCGACGCCACGGTCGTCCGGCACGCCGGCACCGTCGCCAAGGCCCATGCCCCCGACACCGAGCCCGCCGAGCTGGACCTCCGCCTGGCCGTGGCGGCGCGCCTCCCCGACGTCCTTCTCGCCCCGCTCACCCCCGCCCCGGTTCCCCTGCGCGACCGCCTGGTGACGTTCTGGCCGTACGGCGCCCCCGTCGACCCGGACGACCCCGACGCGGCCCCCTGGGAGGCCGCCGCCACGCTGCTGGCCCGCCTGCACGGCACCGATCCGCTTGCCCCGGGGGCCGGCGGTCCGAGCCCCGGCCGCCCGGTGGGCCCCGGCACCGCCCTGCCCCCCATGCGGGGCCCCGTGAAGGCCGCCCGTGCCGTCCGCCGGCTCCGCACCGCCCTGCGGGGCAGCCCCCACGAGGCCGCCGCCCACGCGGCCGGCGCACCCGTGCTGCGGGCCTGGACCGGACTCCCCGCCTGGGCCAGGGCGGAGGTGCCCATGCCCGGACCGGCCGCCCTCTGCCACGGCGATCTCCATCTCGGCCAGCTCGTCCGGCACCCGGCCCCCGACGGGCCCTGGCGGCTCATCGACGTGGACGACCTGGGCGTCGGCGTCCCGGCCTGGGACCTCGCGCGCCCCGCCGCCTGGTACGCCTGCGGACTCCTCCCGCCCGACGAGTGGACCCGCTTCCTGACCGCCTACCGGCGGGCGGGCGGCCCGGCCGTGCCCCCGGACGGCGACCCGTGGGCCGCCCTGGACGTCCCGGCCCGCGCGCTCACCGTGCAGACGGCCGCCCTGACGATCACCAAGGCGCTCGCCGCGGACCGCCCGCTGGACGAGGTGGAGCAGGCCCTGGTCGACGCCTGCGAGCGAATGACGTCCGTCCCCCGCCAGTTGACCCCCGGATTGTCGGACTAG
- a CDS encoding chorismate-binding protein yields the protein MLHHPSGPASRLSPLARFGDRVATGLLDVTSDPAALDSTGFWAVCADFEGRLTCARFADVREEPVPAPVPGGWRGPAVGEWTTSLDRPAYTAAVRRIREHIAAGEVYQANLCRVLSAPVAPDADVDALTSLLARGNPAPYGGTIRLPEHGVEIATASPELFLRRDGRVVESGPIKGTGRTEADLLEKDYAENVMIVDLVRNDIGRVCATGSVSVPDLCAVEKHPGLVHLVSTVRGELGEDAGWPELLAAAFPPGSVTGAPKSSALRIIEALETAPRGPYCGGIGWVDADRGTGELAVGIRTFWIDRAEGVLRFGTGAGITWGSDPDGEWRETELKASRLLAVASGTYEESGRAFA from the coding sequence GTGCTCCACCACCCTTCCGGCCCCGCTTCCCGGCTCTCTCCGCTGGCCCGCTTCGGTGACCGCGTCGCCACCGGCCTCCTCGATGTCACGAGCGATCCGGCCGCCCTGGACTCCACCGGTTTCTGGGCCGTCTGCGCGGACTTCGAGGGCCGCCTCACCTGCGCCCGCTTCGCCGACGTACGGGAGGAACCGGTGCCCGCGCCGGTGCCGGGCGGCTGGCGGGGACCGGCCGTGGGGGAGTGGACCACCTCCCTGGACCGCCCCGCGTACACGGCCGCCGTCCGCCGGATACGCGAGCACATCGCGGCCGGCGAGGTCTACCAGGCCAACCTCTGCCGGGTGCTCAGCGCGCCCGTCGCCCCCGACGCCGACGTGGACGCCCTGACCTCGCTGCTCGCCCGCGGCAACCCGGCGCCGTACGGGGGGACGATCCGTCTGCCGGAGCACGGCGTGGAGATCGCCACCGCCTCGCCCGAACTGTTCCTGCGCCGGGACGGCAGGGTCGTGGAGTCCGGCCCCATCAAGGGCACCGGGCGCACCGAGGCGGATCTCCTGGAGAAGGACTACGCCGAGAACGTGATGATCGTGGACCTCGTCCGCAACGACATCGGACGCGTCTGCGCGACCGGCAGCGTCTCGGTGCCCGACCTGTGCGCGGTGGAGAAGCACCCCGGCCTGGTCCACCTGGTGTCCACGGTCCGGGGCGAGCTGGGGGAGGACGCCGGATGGCCCGAGCTGCTCGCGGCGGCCTTCCCGCCCGGTTCGGTGACCGGTGCGCCGAAGTCGAGCGCGCTGCGGATCATCGAGGCCCTGGAGACGGCCCCGCGCGGTCCGTACTGCGGCGGCATCGGCTGGGTGGACGCCGACCGGGGCACCGGCGAGCTCGCGGTCGGCATCCGGACCTTCTGGATCGACCGGGCCGAGGGCGTCCTGCGCTTCGGCACCGGCGCCGGCATCACCTGGGGGTCGGACCCCGACGGCGAGTGGCGGGAGACCGAGCTGAAGGCGTCCCGGCTGCTGGCGGTAGCGTCGGGGACGTACGAGGAGAGCGGAAGGGCGTTCGCATGA
- a CDS encoding SRPBCC family protein codes for MDWNHYRFRTLWSLPVPSAAVYAALERPEDYPRWWPQVRTVTRLDDETGVITIRSLLPFAMTFTARTADRDPAAGILAVHMTGDIEGWARWTVTTAGPGALVRYDQEVDVCKPLLRRLAVPGRPVFRANHRLMMRAGRRGLLRYLRAV; via the coding sequence ATGGACTGGAACCACTACCGCTTCCGGACCCTGTGGTCCCTGCCCGTCCCGTCCGCCGCGGTGTACGCGGCGCTGGAGCGGCCCGAGGACTACCCCCGATGGTGGCCACAGGTGCGGACGGTGACCCGACTGGACGACGAGACCGGCGTGATCACCATCCGCTCCCTGCTGCCGTTCGCCATGACCTTCACCGCCCGCACCGCCGACCGTGACCCGGCCGCGGGCATCCTGGCGGTGCACATGACCGGGGACATCGAGGGCTGGGCGCGCTGGACGGTCACCACCGCCGGTCCCGGCGCGCTCGTCCGGTACGACCAGGAGGTCGACGTGTGCAAGCCGCTGCTCAGACGGCTGGCCGTACCCGGACGGCCCGTCTTCCGCGCCAATCACCGGCTGATGATGCGGGCCGGACGGCGCGGACTGCTGCGGTACCTGCGAGCGGTTTGA
- a CDS encoding CGNR zinc finger domain-containing protein, producing MLITHDTRCALDTVVDLVNSAPEDDTASDGLQDVAALADFVRNHEISDVGVLSEFDLSAVRKIRGRFAGIFAAPDARAAAGMINELVAAAGTTPRLTDHDGYDWHVHYFAPGASVADHLAADCGMALAFFVVAGEQERLRRCEAPDCRRAFVDLSRNRSRRYCDSRTCGNRLHVAAYRARRKEAAG from the coding sequence GTGCTGATCACCCACGACACCCGGTGCGCACTCGACACCGTGGTCGATCTGGTGAACTCCGCGCCGGAGGACGACACCGCCTCGGACGGACTGCAGGATGTCGCGGCTCTCGCCGACTTCGTGCGAAACCACGAAATCAGCGATGTCGGCGTGCTGTCCGAGTTCGACCTGTCGGCGGTGCGCAAGATCCGCGGCCGGTTCGCGGGGATCTTCGCGGCCCCGGACGCCCGGGCCGCCGCGGGGATGATCAACGAGCTGGTGGCCGCGGCCGGCACCACTCCGCGCCTCACGGACCACGACGGCTACGACTGGCATGTGCACTACTTCGCCCCCGGGGCGTCCGTTGCCGATCACCTCGCCGCGGACTGCGGAATGGCGCTCGCCTTCTTCGTGGTCGCCGGGGAGCAGGAGCGGCTGCGGCGCTGCGAGGCACCGGACTGCCGGCGCGCCTTCGTCGATCTGTCCCGCAACCGCTCGCGCCGCTACTGCGACAGCCGGACCTGCGGGAACCGGCTGCATGTCGCCGCCTACCGGGCGCGGCGCAAGGAAGCGGCGGGCTGA
- the cobA gene encoding uroporphyrinogen-III C-methyltransferase has protein sequence MAEHPAYPVGLRLSGRRVVVLGGGQVAQRRLPALIAAGADIVLVSPEATPSVEAMADTGEITWVRRGYEDGDLADAWYALIATSDPDANTAASAEAERHRVWCVRSDDADRATAWTPATGHSEGVTVAVLTTDARGRDPRHTAAIRDAVVEGLRDGTLVAPHHRTRTSGVALVGGGPGDPDLITVRGRRLLAEADVVIADRLGPRDLLAELPPHVEVIDAAKIPYGRYMAQEAINDALIEHAKQGKSVVRLKGGDPFVFGRGMEEVQALAEAGIPCTVVPGISSSISVPGAAGIPVTHRGVAHEFTVVSGHVAPDDERSLVDWPSLAKLTGTLVVLMGVDKIGKIAETLVAHGRSPGTPVALVQEGTTAAQRRVDATLATVADTVRTEDVKPPAVIVIGEVVQVGPGTPA, from the coding sequence ATGGCCGAACACCCCGCCTACCCCGTAGGCCTCCGCCTCTCCGGCCGTCGCGTGGTCGTCCTCGGTGGCGGTCAGGTGGCGCAGCGACGCCTGCCGGCGCTCATCGCCGCGGGTGCGGACATCGTGCTCGTCTCTCCCGAGGCGACTCCCTCCGTCGAGGCCATGGCGGACACCGGCGAGATCACCTGGGTGCGGCGGGGGTACGAGGACGGCGACCTCGCCGACGCCTGGTACGCCCTCATCGCCACCAGCGACCCGGACGCCAACACCGCGGCCTCCGCCGAGGCGGAACGGCACCGCGTCTGGTGCGTCCGCTCCGACGACGCCGACCGGGCGACCGCCTGGACCCCGGCGACCGGGCACAGCGAGGGCGTCACCGTCGCGGTGCTCACCACCGACGCGCGCGGCCGCGACCCCCGCCACACCGCCGCCATCCGGGACGCGGTCGTGGAGGGCCTGCGCGACGGCACGCTCGTCGCCCCGCACCACCGCACCCGCACGTCCGGCGTCGCCCTGGTCGGCGGCGGCCCCGGCGACCCCGACCTGATCACCGTCCGCGGCCGCCGGCTGCTCGCCGAGGCGGACGTGGTCATCGCCGACCGGCTCGGCCCGCGCGACCTGCTCGCCGAACTCCCCCCGCACGTCGAGGTGATCGACGCGGCGAAGATCCCGTACGGCCGCTACATGGCCCAGGAGGCCATCAACGACGCGCTGATCGAGCACGCCAAGCAGGGCAAGTCGGTCGTCCGTCTCAAGGGCGGCGACCCGTTCGTCTTCGGCCGGGGCATGGAGGAGGTCCAGGCGCTCGCCGAGGCCGGCATCCCCTGCACGGTGGTCCCCGGCATCTCCAGCTCGATCTCGGTACCGGGCGCCGCGGGCATCCCGGTCACCCACCGGGGCGTCGCCCACGAGTTCACCGTGGTCAGCGGGCACGTGGCCCCCGACGACGAGCGTTCCCTGGTCGACTGGCCGTCCCTGGCCAAACTCACCGGCACGCTGGTGGTGCTGATGGGCGTGGACAAGATCGGGAAGATCGCCGAGACCCTCGTCGCGCACGGCAGGTCCCCCGGCACGCCGGTCGCCCTGGTCCAGGAGGGCACCACGGCCGCCCAGCGCCGGGTGGACGCCACCCTCGCCACCGTCGCCGATACCGTACGGACCGAGGACGTGAAGCCCCCGGCGGTCATCGTCATCGGCGAGGTCGTCCAGGTCGGCCCCGGCACTCCCGCCTGA
- a CDS encoding TIGR02611 family protein: MNTGSDEPGEVAVAGDERKADDRVSDADAERGLGSRAPEFVKARRALHVSWQVGVFVIGLAVVALGIVMLPLPGPGWVVIFGGMAIWATEFVWAQLVLRWTKRKVTEAAQRALDPKVRRRNITLTVIGLVIVGVLVGIYLWKFGVVMPWKIKDQ, translated from the coding sequence ATGAATACGGGGAGTGACGAGCCGGGTGAGGTCGCAGTGGCCGGGGACGAGAGGAAGGCGGACGATCGAGTGAGTGACGCCGACGCCGAGCGGGGCCTCGGCTCCCGTGCGCCGGAATTCGTCAAGGCCCGCCGGGCCCTGCACGTGAGCTGGCAGGTCGGTGTCTTCGTGATCGGCCTGGCGGTCGTTGCCCTGGGCATCGTGATGCTGCCGCTGCCAGGACCCGGCTGGGTGGTGATCTTCGGCGGCATGGCGATCTGGGCGACCGAGTTCGTCTGGGCCCAGCTGGTCCTCCGCTGGACGAAACGCAAAGTCACCGAGGCCGCCCAGCGGGCCCTCGATCCCAAGGTGCGCCGGCGCAACATCACCCTCACCGTGATCGGTCTGGTGATCGTGGGCGTGCTGGTGGGGATCTATCTGTGGAAGTTCGGCGTCGTCATGCCGTGGAAGATCAAGGACCAGTGA
- a CDS encoding serine/threonine-protein kinase: MNMAMMRLRREDPRVVGSFRLHRRLGAGGMGVVYLGSDKKGQRVALKVIRPDLAEDQEFRSRFAREVSAARRIRGGCTARLVAADLDAERPWFATQYVPGPSLHDKVADAGPLGAADTAAIGAALSEGLVAVHEAGVVHRDLKPSNILLSPKGPRIIDFGIAWATGASTLTHVGTAVGSPGFLAPEQVRGAAVTPATDVFSLGATLAYASTGDSPFGHGSSEVMLYRVVHEEPQLYGVPDALAPLVRACLAKNPEDRPSTLQLSLRLKEIAAREAQGLADARPPGPRAEEADRPTGRLTDTYPDQQRRASPHTPVPRGGVPARGGAPSRGGVPSRGGGTRGGGPASRPGGARTTPAPRGGGARSHTGSRPAQRGGARRPGQQRATGTGRRPANPRLLRQRLFVFVVVTLLVALGIAVAQGCQGPARGLGGDGGRRQAQPSHAPLDGATPLESSGPLDGGVPTAGGAGSAPGLDLGR; this comes from the coding sequence ATGAACATGGCGATGATGCGCCTGAGGCGCGAGGACCCGCGCGTCGTCGGCTCGTTCAGGCTTCACCGACGGCTCGGCGCGGGCGGAATGGGCGTGGTCTACCTCGGGTCCGACAAGAAGGGCCAGCGGGTCGCGCTCAAGGTGATCCGGCCCGATCTCGCGGAGGACCAGGAGTTCCGGTCCCGGTTCGCGCGCGAGGTCTCGGCGGCCCGGCGGATCCGGGGCGGCTGCACGGCCCGGCTGGTCGCCGCCGACCTGGACGCCGAGCGGCCCTGGTTCGCCACCCAGTACGTGCCCGGCCCCTCCCTGCACGACAAGGTCGCCGACGCGGGGCCGCTCGGGGCCGCGGACACGGCGGCGATCGGCGCCGCCCTGTCCGAGGGGCTGGTCGCCGTGCACGAGGCCGGTGTCGTCCACCGTGACCTCAAGCCCTCCAACATCCTGCTGTCCCCCAAGGGACCGCGGATCATCGACTTCGGCATCGCCTGGGCCACGGGCGCCTCCACGCTCACCCACGTGGGCACCGCGGTCGGCTCCCCCGGCTTCCTCGCCCCGGAGCAGGTGCGCGGCGCGGCGGTGACCCCGGCGACGGACGTCTTCTCGCTGGGCGCGACGCTGGCGTACGCCTCGACCGGTGACTCCCCCTTCGGGCACGGCAGTTCCGAGGTGATGCTGTACCGCGTGGTGCACGAGGAGCCCCAGCTGTACGGCGTGCCGGACGCGCTCGCCCCGCTGGTGCGGGCCTGCCTGGCGAAGAACCCCGAGGACCGGCCGAGCACCCTGCAGCTGTCGCTGCGGCTGAAGGAGATCGCCGCCCGGGAGGCGCAGGGACTGGCCGACGCGAGGCCACCGGGGCCACGCGCGGAGGAGGCGGACCGGCCCACCGGACGGCTCACCGACACCTATCCGGACCAGCAGCGGCGCGCCTCTCCCCATACTCCGGTGCCGCGTGGCGGTGTCCCGGCCCGCGGCGGCGCTCCGTCACGGGGCGGGGTGCCCTCCCGGGGTGGCGGCACACGGGGCGGAGGCCCGGCCTCCCGCCCGGGTGGCGCCCGTACGACTCCGGCGCCGCGCGGCGGTGGCGCGCGCTCCCACACCGGCAGCCGTCCCGCTCAGCGCGGTGGTGCGCGGCGTCCGGGGCAGCAGCGCGCGACGGGCACCGGGCGGCGGCCGGCCAACCCGCGGCTGCTGCGGCAGCGGTTGTTCGTGTTCGTGGTGGTGACGCTGCTCGTGGCGCTCGGCATCGCGGTGGCGCAGGGCTGCCAGGGTCCGGCGCGCGGGCTCGGCGGTGACGGCGGCCGACGGCAGGCGCAGCCGAGCCACGCGCCGCTCGACGGCGCCACGCCGCTCGAAAGCTCCGGGCCGCTCGACGGCGGTGTGCCGACGGCCGGCGGTGCCGGGTCGGCGCCGGGCCTGGATCTCGGCAGGTGA
- a CDS encoding SsgA family sporulation/cell division regulator, translating to MNTTVSCELHLRLVVSSESSLPVPAGLRYDTADPYAVHATFHTGAEETVEWVFARDLLAEGLHRPTGTGDVRVWPSRSHGQGVVCIALSSPEGEALLEAPARALESFLKRTDAAVPPGTEHRHFDLDQELSHILAES from the coding sequence ATGAACACCACGGTCAGCTGCGAGCTGCACCTGCGCCTCGTTGTGTCGAGCGAGTCCTCCCTGCCTGTCCCCGCAGGCCTGCGGTACGACACGGCCGACCCCTACGCCGTGCACGCCACCTTCCACACCGGAGCCGAGGAGACCGTCGAGTGGGTGTTCGCCCGCGACCTCCTCGCCGAGGGGCTGCACCGGCCCACCGGCACCGGCGACGTCCGCGTCTGGCCATCGCGCAGCCATGGTCAGGGCGTCGTCTGCATCGCCCTCAGCTCGCCTGAGGGAGAGGCTCTGCTGGAGGCCCCGGCGCGGGCCCTGGAGTCCTTCCTGAAGCGAACCGACGCCGCCGTGCCGCCCGGCACGGAGCACCGGCACTTCGATCTGGATCAGGAGCTCTCGCACATCCTGGCGGAGAGTTAG
- a CDS encoding RNA methyltransferase has protein sequence MADLITVDDPDDPRLSDYTGLTDVELRRKREPAEGLFIAEGEKVIRRAKEAGYEMRSMLLSAKWVDVMRDVIDELPAPVYAVSPDLAERVTGYHVHRGALASMQRKPLPTAAELLRSARRVVIMESVNDHTNIGAIFRSAAALGMDAVLLSPDCADPLYRRSVKVSMGAVFSVPYARLETWPKGLESVREAGFTLLALTPDEKARSLDEAAPHRMDRVALMLGAEGDGLSTQALVAADEWVRIPMSHGVDSLNVGAAAAVAFYAVATGRPES, from the coding sequence GTGGCCGATCTCATCACCGTCGACGACCCCGACGACCCCCGCCTCTCCGACTACACGGGCCTGACCGACGTCGAGCTGCGCCGCAAGCGCGAACCGGCCGAGGGCCTGTTCATCGCCGAGGGCGAGAAGGTCATCCGCAGGGCCAAGGAAGCGGGCTACGAGATGCGCTCCATGCTGCTCTCGGCCAAGTGGGTCGACGTCATGCGCGACGTCATCGACGAACTCCCGGCCCCGGTGTACGCCGTCAGCCCCGACCTCGCCGAACGCGTCACCGGCTACCACGTCCACCGCGGGGCCCTCGCGTCCATGCAGCGCAAGCCCCTGCCGACGGCCGCCGAGCTGCTCCGCTCGGCCCGCCGGGTGGTGATCATGGAGTCGGTCAACGACCACACCAACATCGGCGCGATCTTCCGCTCGGCCGCCGCCCTCGGCATGGACGCGGTCCTGCTCTCACCGGACTGCGCCGACCCGCTGTACCGCCGCAGTGTCAAGGTCTCCATGGGCGCGGTGTTCTCCGTGCCGTACGCCCGGCTGGAGACCTGGCCGAAGGGGCTGGAGTCGGTCCGCGAGGCGGGCTTCACCCTGCTCGCGCTCACCCCTGACGAGAAGGCCCGCAGCCTCGACGAGGCCGCCCCGCACCGGATGGACCGGGTGGCGCTCATGCTCGGCGCCGAGGGTGACGGGCTGTCCACCCAGGCCCTGGTCGCCGCCGACGAATGGGTCCGCATCCCCATGTCCCACGGCGTCGACTCCCTCAACGTGGGCGCCGCGGCAGCCGTGGCCTTCTACGCGGTGGCGACCGGCCGGCCGGAGTCCTGA
- a CDS encoding zf-TFIIB domain-containing protein codes for MQCPKCHAPMHTYNRNGVQIEQCSGCRGIFLDYGELESLTRLESQWTQPAPPPPPAPQAYPAAPSAPAWGAPHGGGHHGGGHGHYGHHRHKSFGHMLFSS; via the coding sequence ATGCAGTGTCCGAAGTGCCATGCGCCGATGCACACCTACAACCGCAATGGCGTCCAGATCGAGCAGTGCAGCGGCTGCCGCGGCATCTTCCTCGACTACGGCGAGCTGGAGTCGCTGACCCGCCTGGAGTCCCAGTGGACCCAGCCCGCGCCGCCGCCCCCGCCGGCCCCGCAGGCGTACCCGGCCGCTCCCTCCGCGCCCGCCTGGGGAGCACCGCACGGCGGCGGTCACCACGGCGGCGGCCACGGCCACTACGGGCACCACCGTCACAAGAGCTTCGGCCACATGCTCTTCTCCAGCTGA
- a CDS encoding N-acetyltransferase, whose amino-acid sequence MTTTLRPNEPLRHHPDGTRSRRFQVCVNSRPVGEIHLGTSLSLGASVARVLELRVEEPDRRRGRGTVAALAAEEVARGWGCRQIETVVPAAAEAALRLFDTLGYTVRNRGMEKRLGTTPPELPPGSRARPMTGAEFEAWREHEGETYARQWIERGVPEAVARAKAADDHARLLPRGLATDGVVFSALEHDGTPVGTLWLALQEAAAFVYDVRIDAVYRGRGHGRTLMLLAERQAIEAGRPVLGLNVFAGNTPAERLYASLGYETVTHSLAKPLL is encoded by the coding sequence ATGACCACGACCCTGCGGCCGAACGAGCCGCTCCGGCACCACCCCGACGGGACCCGTTCACGCCGTTTCCAGGTGTGTGTGAACAGCCGTCCCGTCGGCGAGATCCATCTCGGCACCTCACTCTCCCTCGGCGCCTCCGTGGCCCGCGTCCTGGAGCTGCGGGTCGAGGAACCGGACCGGCGGCGCGGCCGGGGAACGGTGGCCGCGCTCGCCGCGGAGGAGGTGGCGCGCGGCTGGGGCTGCCGGCAGATCGAGACGGTCGTCCCCGCCGCCGCGGAGGCCGCCCTGCGGCTGTTCGACACCCTGGGGTACACCGTGCGCAACCGGGGCATGGAGAAGCGCCTCGGCACCACCCCGCCCGAACTGCCGCCCGGCAGCCGGGCGCGGCCCATGACGGGGGCCGAGTTCGAGGCGTGGCGGGAGCACGAGGGCGAGACCTACGCCCGCCAGTGGATCGAGCGGGGCGTCCCCGAGGCCGTGGCCCGCGCCAAGGCGGCCGACGACCACGCGCGGCTGCTGCCGCGGGGCCTCGCCACCGACGGGGTGGTCTTCAGCGCTCTGGAGCACGACGGGACCCCTGTCGGCACGCTCTGGCTGGCCCTCCAGGAGGCCGCGGCCTTCGTGTACGACGTCCGGATCGACGCGGTGTACCGCGGCCGGGGCCACGGCCGCACGCTCATGCTGCTGGCCGAGCGCCAGGCGATCGAGGCCGGCCGCCCGGTCCTCGGCCTCAACGTCTTCGCGGGCAACACCCCGGCCGAGCGCCTGTACGCCTCACTCGGCTATGAAACGGTGACCCACTCCCTCGCCAAGCCTCTGCTGTAG
- a CDS encoding DsbA family protein, with protein MSDSSPARTDALVLDVWCELQCPDCRTALDDVRALRARYGDRLELRLRHFPLEKHKHAFAAAQAAEEALEQGKGWPYVEAVLERVAELDRQGESLLVEVARELGLDAEEFDTALIDGRHILIVDADQAEGKAIGVTGTPTYVIGGERLDGGKSQEGLRERIEEITDRLLAEREA; from the coding sequence ATGAGCGACTCCTCCCCGGCCCGCACCGATGCCCTCGTCCTCGACGTCTGGTGCGAACTGCAGTGCCCCGACTGCCGCACCGCCCTGGACGACGTCCGCGCCCTGCGCGCCCGCTACGGCGACCGGCTGGAGCTGCGTCTGCGGCACTTCCCGCTGGAGAAGCACAAGCACGCCTTCGCCGCCGCGCAGGCCGCCGAGGAGGCGCTGGAGCAGGGCAAGGGCTGGCCGTACGTGGAGGCCGTGCTGGAGCGGGTGGCGGAGCTGGATCGGCAGGGCGAGTCCCTGCTGGTCGAGGTGGCCCGTGAACTCGGTCTGGACGCCGAGGAGTTCGACACCGCGCTGATCGACGGCCGGCACATCCTGATCGTCGACGCCGACCAGGCCGAGGGCAAGGCCATCGGTGTGACCGGCACCCCGACGTACGTCATCGGCGGCGAACGCCTCGACGGCGGCAAGAGCCAGGAGGGGCTGCGCGAGCGGATCGAGGAGATCACCGACCGGCTGCTGGCCGAGCGGGAGGCCTGA
- a CDS encoding aminotransferase class IV, producing the protein MKIWLDGELRDLESARVSVFDHGLTVGDGIFETVKAVHGKPFALTRHLDRLTRSARGLGLPDPDHDEVREACAAVLEANPMPLGRLRITYTGGHGPLGSDRGEHGPTLFAAVGETTRRPDVTAVITVPWTRNERGALTGLKTTSYAENVVALARAHQHGASEALFGNTVGQLCEGTGSNVFVVLDGEIHTPPVASGCLPGITRALAIEWTGARETDLPLDVLDRADEVFLTSTLRDVQAVHRVDDQELDGAPGPVTAKAMRIFDERAGQDLDP; encoded by the coding sequence ATGAAGATCTGGCTGGACGGCGAGCTGCGGGACCTGGAGTCCGCGCGTGTCTCCGTCTTCGACCACGGACTGACGGTCGGCGACGGCATCTTCGAGACGGTGAAGGCGGTCCACGGCAAACCCTTCGCCCTCACCCGGCACCTGGACCGGCTGACCCGGTCCGCCCGTGGCCTCGGGCTGCCCGACCCCGACCACGACGAGGTGCGCGAGGCCTGCGCGGCCGTCCTGGAGGCCAACCCGATGCCGCTCGGCCGGCTGCGGATCACCTACACCGGCGGCCACGGCCCGCTCGGCTCCGACCGCGGCGAGCACGGCCCGACCCTGTTCGCCGCCGTCGGCGAGACCACCCGCCGGCCGGACGTCACGGCCGTGATCACGGTCCCGTGGACGCGCAACGAGCGGGGCGCCCTGACCGGCCTGAAGACCACCTCGTACGCCGAGAACGTGGTCGCCCTGGCCCGCGCCCACCAACACGGCGCCTCCGAGGCGCTGTTCGGCAACACGGTCGGGCAGCTCTGCGAGGGCACCGGCTCGAACGTCTTCGTCGTCCTGGACGGCGAGATCCACACCCCGCCGGTCGCCTCGGGCTGTCTGCCCGGCATCACCCGCGCCCTGGCGATCGAGTGGACGGGCGCCAGGGAGACGGACCTGCCGCTGGACGTGCTCGACCGGGCCGACGAGGTCTTCCTGACCTCCACCCTGCGGGACGTGCAGGCGGTGCACCGGGTGGACGACCAGGAGCTGGACGGCGCCCCGGGCCCGGTGACCGCCAAGGCCATGCGGATCTTCGACGAGCGGGCCGGGCAGGACCTCGACCCCTGA